One Ricinus communis isolate WT05 ecotype wild-type chromosome 2, ASM1957865v1, whole genome shotgun sequence DNA segment encodes these proteins:
- the LOC8280323 gene encoding phosphoglycerate mutase-like protein 1 isoform X2: MSVLLFSPNANSFFLINPPSKVSFLSISTFNSFNNNLCKPPHFIPPFHHHHHHLLYSPYRNRSCNRASSVVRFSSLTDMDAPAVQSLYPLHRTKIIHLVRHAQGIHNVEGEKDHSAYLSESLFDAHLTPLGWQQVENLRKHVRASGLNKRIELVITSPLLRTMQTAVGVFGGEGYTDGVEAPPLMVENAGKSNHPAISSLNCPPFAASELCREHLGVHPCDRRRSISEYKPLFPAIDFSLIESDADTLWTANVREANEHVAARGQKFLNWLWTRKEKEIAVVSHSGFLYHTLRVFGNDCHPSVTSEICTHFANCELRSMYDGIGPCNH; this comes from the exons atgtcagttttattattttccccAAAtgctaattctttttttttaataaatcctCCTTCAAAAGTTTCCTTCCTTTCCATTTCTacatttaattcttttaataataatttatgtaaaCCTCCTCATTTTATACCACCGtttcaccaccaccaccaccatctTCTTTACTCTCCGTATCGTAATCGTAGTTGTAATCGTGCCTCCTCTGTTGTTCGCTTCTCTTCTCTCACAG ATATGGATGCCCCAGCTGTACAAAGTCTCTACCCATTGCACCGTACTAAAATTATTCACCTG GTGAGGCATGCACAGGGGATTCACAATGTAGAAGGCGAGAAAGATCACAGTGCATATTTATCTGAATCACTTTTTGATGCCCATCTCACCCCTCTTGGTTGGCAGCag GTTGAGAATCTGCGCAAGCATGTTAGAGCAAGTGGGCTTAATAAGAGAATTGAATTGGTCATTACTTCCCCTTTGTTAAG GACCATGCAGACTGCAGTTGGAGTGTTTGGTGGTGAAGGGTACACTGATGGCGTAGAGGCCCCTCCACTTATGGTGGAAAATGCAGGCAAAAGTAACCATCCTGCAATTTCAAGTCTAAACTGCCCTCCTTTTGCAGCATCTGAGCTTTGTCGAGAACATTTG GGAGTTCATCCTTGTGACAGGAGAAGAAGCATCAGCGAGTATAAGCCTCTTTTCCCTGCGATCGACTTTTCACTG ATTGAAAGTGATGCTGACACTTTGTGGACGGCCAATGTCAGAGAGGCGAATGAACACGTTGCTGCTAGGGGGCAAAAGTTCTTGAACTG GTTGTGGACAAGGAAAGAGAAGGAGATTGCTGTTGTGTCACACAGTGGATTCTTGTATCATACATTAAGAGTGTTTGGTAATGATTGTCATCCATCTGTGACGAGTGAAATTTGCACACA CTTTGCTAATTGTGAGCTTCGATCAATG TATGATGGGATCGGACCCTGCAACCACTAA
- the LOC8280323 gene encoding phosphoglycerate mutase-like protein 1 isoform X1, translating to MSVLLFSPNANSFFLINPPSKVSFLSISTFNSFNNNLCKPPHFIPPFHHHHHHLLYSPYRNRSCNRASSVVRFSSLTDMDAPAVQSLYPLHRTKIIHLVRHAQGIHNVEGEKDHSAYLSESLFDAHLTPLGWQQVENLRKHVRASGLNKRIELVITSPLLRTMQTAVGVFGGEGYTDGVEAPPLMVENAGKSNHPAISSLNCPPFAASELCREHLGVHPCDRRRSISEYKPLFPAIDFSLIESDADTLWTANVREANEHVAARGQKFLNWLWTRKEKEIAVVSHSGFLYHTLRVFGNDCHPSVTSEICTHFANCELRSMVIVDKGMMGSDPATTNYPGKIPSGRDLPSDIA from the exons atgtcagttttattattttccccAAAtgctaattctttttttttaataaatcctCCTTCAAAAGTTTCCTTCCTTTCCATTTCTacatttaattcttttaataataatttatgtaaaCCTCCTCATTTTATACCACCGtttcaccaccaccaccaccatctTCTTTACTCTCCGTATCGTAATCGTAGTTGTAATCGTGCCTCCTCTGTTGTTCGCTTCTCTTCTCTCACAG ATATGGATGCCCCAGCTGTACAAAGTCTCTACCCATTGCACCGTACTAAAATTATTCACCTG GTGAGGCATGCACAGGGGATTCACAATGTAGAAGGCGAGAAAGATCACAGTGCATATTTATCTGAATCACTTTTTGATGCCCATCTCACCCCTCTTGGTTGGCAGCag GTTGAGAATCTGCGCAAGCATGTTAGAGCAAGTGGGCTTAATAAGAGAATTGAATTGGTCATTACTTCCCCTTTGTTAAG GACCATGCAGACTGCAGTTGGAGTGTTTGGTGGTGAAGGGTACACTGATGGCGTAGAGGCCCCTCCACTTATGGTGGAAAATGCAGGCAAAAGTAACCATCCTGCAATTTCAAGTCTAAACTGCCCTCCTTTTGCAGCATCTGAGCTTTGTCGAGAACATTTG GGAGTTCATCCTTGTGACAGGAGAAGAAGCATCAGCGAGTATAAGCCTCTTTTCCCTGCGATCGACTTTTCACTG ATTGAAAGTGATGCTGACACTTTGTGGACGGCCAATGTCAGAGAGGCGAATGAACACGTTGCTGCTAGGGGGCAAAAGTTCTTGAACTG GTTGTGGACAAGGAAAGAGAAGGAGATTGCTGTTGTGTCACACAGTGGATTCTTGTATCATACATTAAGAGTGTTTGGTAATGATTGTCATCCATCTGTGACGAGTGAAATTTGCACACA CTTTGCTAATTGTGAGCTTCGATCAATGGTAATTGTTGATAAAGG TATGATGGGATCGGACCCTGCAACCACTAACTATCCTGGAAAAATTCCTAGTGGCCGTGATCTTCCAAGTGATATTGCATAG